acacATTTAAGTCTAGTTGTAACGTGatacaatgtgaaaaagttaaaaagtggGACAACTTTCACAAAGTATCGTAACgctaaaagcaacatttaaaaaaataaattaaataaaataacagctgCCATGACCTTGGTGTGACAGTTTTAGCTCTTATAATGCAGCACATGTGAGGTACACGGTGGTACTCTGTACATAGACAAAATTATTTGGGTCATGGTGAAGTCAGGCAGCCACGGCACATAGCCTGCAGTGGCTACGCGCGGCCCACCTCGCGTCACTGGACTGTGCTAGTTGCATGCTAATTACAGCTAATCCCGTTAGTTAAAGATGCTGTccagtgttgtttttgttctcacaAACAGATGCACCCCGACAAGAAGAGCACAGCTGGGTAGCAAAACATGGATTCACAAAGTacaaagttgtttgtttttttaaaaagggtgctgacgggaaaaaaaatacatctttataTTTGGGTTggtgacatcacaagaggcacGAGAACCAAGCTAAACAGCCTGCATTAGCAAAGGTTATGATGGACGACTTTGAACACTCATTCTGAGCTGAATTCGAGCAAGAAGTTCAACCCTATGTTGATTGAAGAATTTGATCGAAATGATGAACGTAGAGgggaaagtaaaacaataatataaaCGGATTTTGTCAGAATAACGCTGGACAGATTCCTCACACCTTTTGTGAGGTCACAACAGACATGTTTGTGCGGATGCTTCCTTTTTACAGGATTTCATTTTAGATAGAAACAGATACAACTcggaatgaaatgttttatagaTTAGAAACTATAACTAAAGTGagtttgattgattttaagGAAAAGTCTGGCGTGGTTTTGCTTTAAATCTAATGGTTTCGGTAGCTTTCTGATCAAATCAcaagaaatgtggaaaactttGGTGAAGTGGATCTCCAAATAGATCCTGAGATGtctttaaatagatttttttttaaaaagagttaaATATAGGCTTTCTTTTTGGTTTGGTATatataaactaacaaaaatacAGAGGGCAGGTACTGCTTGGGCGGGTCTGTTTGGAACCTTTCTTATTGTTGCGCATTCATGCGCAATCGACAGCCagaagagagaggagagaaagcAGCGAGGAGGGGGGAGAGAAATGGGCGAGGCGAGAAGAAAAAGAGGCTAGATTTCTTCCCCGGCGTCTGTGGAGCGGATCAGAGAGCATCGGGTCTATTTTTAGCTCTCCGGGTCTGCTCAGCTTTCGACGCACGTCCAGAgtgcagcagcggcggcggtggcggcggcggcagcaaccgggccgctgctgctgctgctgctgccccaaACGGGCTTCAAGTGTTGCTCAGCCGCTGTTCATCAGCTGGGATCATTTCTGTGCATCATGAAAACaagcaaagctacagagctgtCAGAGGGCTTGCGTTTTTTTTTCGCGCACCGGAACATGGGGATGCACTTTCCGGTAGAAATTAAGAACACACAGAGTGGGCAGGATGCAGCCCACCTTCTTGGCCTGGCGCTGGGAAGACAGGAAGACACGGCGGGCTGCTGCGTCTCCAACCAGAGCTGCACCCGCGTCCCTACGCTGCTGCCCTCCTCGTAACGCTGGACGGCTCCAGCGGAGGAGCAGAGCTGACCCTTCTCGTCCCACCCGGGGTCTCCGAGGTCACACGTCGCTGGGTGTCCGAGCACGGTGCGCCACGCTGGTCGGCACGCAGCCACAGCACACCAGCCACAGCGCCTTCTGGATCTCCTGGTTCCTGAAGGCGTAGATGACCGGGTTGATGACCGAGTTGTAAGTGGCAGGCACCAGCGTGGCGTAGGTGTACAGCGGAGGGTAGGTGTAGTCGGCTATGAGGGAGTAGACAGTGAACGGCATCCAGCAGGCGGCGAAGGTGCCCAGGATGATGGCCAGGGTGGACACGCCCTTCCGGGTGGTGACGTAGTGGGGCGTGGCAGCCAGGAAGTGGTGCTGCAGAGCGATCTGGTGGGCGTGGCGCATCACGATCTTGCAGATCTGGACGTAAAGCTGCAGCATGAGGCCgaagagcagcaggaaggaGACGGACAGGACTGCAATGTTGTTCTTGGTCAAAGGTCGAACCACGCTGCAGGTGACCTCCTCGGCCAGGCAGTTGACCCCTGTGACTGGCAGCAGGCCGAGACACAGGGAGAGACCCCACAGCAACACCAGCATGGTGTAGGTGAAGGCCGCCGTCCTCTCCGAGTTGTAGGTGAGGGCGTAGTATAGCGACAGGTAGCGGTCGACGGTGATGGCCAGCAGGCTGAAGACGGAGGCCGAGAAGGAAGCCACCACCAGACCCACCGTTAGCAACTGGGCCGAGTCCGAGCGGAGCAGGTAGGCACAGGTGAAGTGAAGGACCAGGCCCAGGCCGGCCAGCAGGTCGGCCAGAGCCAGGCTGCCGATCAGGAGGAACATGGGGGCTCTGAGCGTCGGGTTCTGCCAGATCACCAGCACCACCAAGGCGTTTTCGCAGGCAATCAGGGTCCCCGATGAGCACAGCACGATGTCCCAGGGGTTGACCAGCAGTGGCAGCTGGCTGGGCCGCAGGGGGGAGTCCTCCGCTGGGAACGACCCCAAGCTGGTGCTGTTGTCCATCGGGGCCCCGCTGGCCCATGCTGTGGGATCAGGGCTCAGCCAGCTGGGGGAGACTGGTGGCTCCTCACTCACTGTGCCCCCCATCTGAAATTAGAGCACACACACTAAAATTATCACACGCAGAACATTCAGGGGGTAAAAACACAGGCTCCATCAGTCTGTAGTGAGTGGATCTCACGACGAGGCGAAGTGAACCGGATTGACTTTCCTCTTCgtctttgcacattttgttcAGTCATGAACAGGTGATGTTCAAAAATAAGCAGGCATAAGAATGTGAGAATATTACGCTAAGTCTAgacaaggcaagtttatttacATAACCATACACGAGATAATCCGGAGTGCTTGACTCAGCGTCACGggaaagacagaaagacaaagcatcagaataaaagccttgcatgaAGTTAAGATATGAATTTTAAagagataaataaatgttttaaacagtTCATCAGTCAGATTGTTTtgataaaagctaaaataaaaagttatgcTTTCAGTCCCTGACTTAAAGGGACCAATCTCAGGTTTTCAGGGAGTTAGTTCCAGAGCTGAGGAACAAAACGACATGCTATCTCTCCTTATTTAGTTATGGTCCAAGGAACACTGAGTAAAAAAAGTCTCCGTAGACCTGGGGTTCTTTACGGTTCAGACTTGACATGCAACGCAGAAATGTAGTTTGACCCAAAACTATTTAGCGTTTTATAAACCAATAGcagaattttaaaatctgtataGTGCAGTTATTTGATCCATTTTCTTGGTGTTGGTCAGGACTagagctgcagctccagacCGACCAGAAAAGATGTCACTGCTGTAATACAACCTACCGTACTCAAATTGAAGGCGTGCAACAGTTTTTCCGTGTCCTCTTTTGACAGGAAACCCATTAATCTGTCACCATTTTTAAGATAAACATAAGCTGATTTAGTAACAGAACCTGGGAAGAGCATGGACCGCAGGATCAATAAACGTCACTGGCTGCTGCTCCTATCggctaaaacaggaaacagggagAACAACTCAGACCCACCTCAACAGATTGGTAAATGTTGCTTGGTCTGATGAGTCTTGGTTTCCCCCTACAACTTTTATCAGGGCCAGAATTTCAATATGAACAATGTGAAGGATCATGGAGTCGACCCCCGTCGTCGGGGTTCATTGCCCCTCTGATCTCTGCAAACACCAGATCTCAGTCACACCTTTGAGACTGAGATCACAACCTAACGCTTATTTTAGAAATCATGTGAGAAACACATggagaaaattttatttaacatctttaTCTTGCTCGCCAtcaaagaaaactggaaacatgTAGCTCACTGATTCACTGCTTCCACTTTCAGAAGCAGTGGAACGTTACAGTCGAGCCCTTCATAAAATACTGACTGTCTTTGTTCAATGCAAATCCATTTACAGGCTGTTTGCACAGCTATTAGGCAAGTCTTATTTTTTGAGGGCAGTTTTTCTAACCACTCTGTTAATACAAAATGCTAATTAACctcaaacatgaatgtttaaaaGCTTGAGAGTAAGGTATTGGCTTTTTTAGGAGAATTATTGTGCAGAATTATTTTGCAACTAAAGGAAAAACACGTATTTTCCCAtctgacttttttaaaattttcatctGTTTAAGAGAGAATTGTAAACAAAACTctccaataaacatttttgacattaaaaaaaaaaaaactgtcctcaAGTTCTCCACTGGGTTCGGCTCAGGTGAAGAAGGGGACCatgtcatacatttttaaactttaatattttcagtgGCTAGCTATTCAGAGGTGTACTTTGATGCATGTGATGGAGCAATGTCTTGCATAAAAATCACCGACTTCTTCCTAGACCATTGTTTGAAGaaagtggggtttttttaaaacactttctcAGGAGTTGATTTTGAGCCCATCTCCAACCTGAAAAGATCaaaccaattttttaaaaaatagttttgacaAGTAGACAAAACTATAActcctttttgtttgcttt
This portion of the Xiphophorus hellerii strain 12219 chromosome 21, Xiphophorus_hellerii-4.1, whole genome shotgun sequence genome encodes:
- the gpr12 gene encoding G-protein coupled receptor 12; its protein translation is MGGTVSEEPPVSPSWLSPDPTAWASGAPMDNSTSLGSFPAEDSPLRPSQLPLLVNPWDIVLCSSGTLIACENALVVLVIWQNPTLRAPMFLLIGSLALADLLAGLGLVLHFTCAYLLRSDSAQLLTVGLVVASFSASVFSLLAITVDRYLSLYYALTYNSERTAAFTYTMLVLLWGLSLCLGLLPVTGVNCLAEEVTCSVVRPLTKNNIAVLSVSFLLLFGLMLQLYVQICKIVMRHAHQIALQHHFLAATPHYVTTRKGVSTLAIILGTFAACWMPFTVYSLIADYTYPPLYTYATLVPATYNSVINPVIYAFRNQEIQKALWLVCCGCVPTSVAHRARTPSDV